One segment of Daphnia magna isolate NIES linkage group LG2, ASM2063170v1.1, whole genome shotgun sequence DNA contains the following:
- the LOC116917680 gene encoding signal recognition particle subunit SRP68, translating to MKIEVNMTETKSNDSETITTTQQQSGAKNDSSKGPESIYTVPLLKLIKEAQQQHGLRHGDYQRYRTYCSSRLHRLRKVLHFPQGDRKGFKKREVTLDNLKDEKFVYLPLIQAERAWAYAMQLKQESNTEPRKKFHLVARLRKAVSHTIHLEYICQSPLCDARTKLEAQAYSAWMQGTLFFELQEWKQASEKLVLSQTIYEKLASALNEDEQILYKQRVEELNPNLRYCAYNIGDSSAQQDLLNMRSKGGKSELDALIAQTREKQAASLLEVTWRGRTVPVRLEKIRVFLLAYQGLDASLGKANDCDAKLSAYETILLDCKEAIQSLKEDLAAVAKTKVDLQSSQLGSQQYLLSYLTFLRATLTIDRNLVMVDVFQKNFAAYQSGESKKVAKPQEGVKLYEAMVQLSGELQQLQGMENDKKFQNDLELLTKVFKAFRCYYMALTCQGNRQWAEALALYQRAETYINQSEGKKLGDSEFTKYSRVGQDLAHLRSLVNSGKCAAHAQNILGVEDINAAMSGLSVRSKKSLCLRLDEFVEDVSLTSATPNVIKLPPTMAPVPCKPLFFDLALNHISFPSLAENMENKKSTGAGITGFVKVRLSRPQTPTPKMGDVEKKKKKKKKEEETAPAEAAPAAAPAAAPAASSTKSGSTGGSKKQAARSGSNVFSMFSQKQVAEFKEGFQLMDRDKDGILGKNDLRATYDELGRIASEKELDEMLKDAPGPINFTALLMMFAERQSGGADEDEVVIAAFKSFDDGTGHIDGENLRHALMTWGEKFTTKEVDDAYAEMTIDNNNRIDCNALIQMLTSSPAEETEGEAA from the exons ATGAAAATAGAGGTCAATATGACGGAAACAAAGTCAAATGATTCTGAAACGATCACCACTACTCAACAACAGTCGGGTGCTAAAAATG ATTCAAGTAAAGGTCCTGAAAGTATTTATACTGTACCTTTGTTGAAGTTAATCAAAGAGGCGCAGCAACAACATGGCCTTCGGCATGGTGACTATCAAAGATACAGAACATACTGCTCCAGCCGTTTGCATAG GTTAAGAAAAGTCCTTCATTTCCCCCAAGGAGATCGCAAGGGTTTCAAGAAAAGG GAAGTGACTTTGGATAACTTAAAGGATGAAAAATTTGTATATCTTCCACTGATCCAAGCTGAAAGAGCTTGGGCATATGCAATGCAGCTAAAACAAGAGTCAAACACTGAACCTAggaaaaaatttcatttggtTGCCAGGCTGCGTAAAGCTGTGAGCCATACTATCCATCTAGAATATATTTGCCAGAGTCCTTTGTGTGATGCTAGGACCAAGCTTGAAGCCCAGGCCTATTCTGCTTGGATGCAGGGTACTCTATTTTTTGAACTGCAAGAATGGAAGCAGGCCAGCGAAAAACTTGTGCTATCACAAACCATTTACGAAAAACTGGCTTCTGCTCTTAACGAAGACGAACAAATTCTTTACAAACAACGTGTTGAAGAGCTTAATCCTAACCTGCGTTATTGCGCATACAATATTGGAGATTCCAGCGCTCAACAAGATTTATTGAATATGCGAAGCAAAGGTGGAAAATCTGAATTGGACGCCTTGATTGCTCAGACCCGTGAAAAGCAGGCGGCTAGTTTGCTGGAAGTAACTTGGCGGGGTCGTACAGTTCCTGTACGACTGGAGAAGattcgtgtatttttattagCATATCAAGGTCTTGATGCTAGCTTGGGAAAAGCTAACGACTGTGACGCGAAATTATCTGCGTACGAGACCATTTTGCTTGACTGTAAAGAAGCTATTCAATCGTTAAAAGAAGATTTGGCTGCGGTTGCGAAAACTAAGGTAGATCTTCAGTCGTCCCAGTTGGGATCCCAGCAATATCTGCTGAGTTATTTGACATTTCTGCGAGCAACGCTGACAATTGATCGAAACTTGGTGATGGTTGATGTGTTTCAGAAGAATTTTGCCGCTTACCAG AGCGGCGAATCTAAAAAAGTAGCCAAACCGCAAGAAGGTGTAAAGCTTTATGAAGCAATGGTCCAATTGTCTGGTGAATTGCAGCAATTGCAAGGAATGGAGAATGATAAGAAATTCCAAAATGACCTGGAATTACTCACGAAAGTTTTTAAAGCCTTCCGTTGCTATTACATGGCATTGACATGCCAGGGCAATCGTCAGTGGGCCGAAGCTTTGGCTTTGTACCAGCGAGCTGAAACTTACATCAACCAGTCAGAAGGGAAGAAGCTTGGCGACTCCGAGTTTACcaagtacagtcgggtcggcCAAGATTTGGCTCACCTGCGCAGTCTCGTTAACTCTGGCAAATGCGCAGCCCACGCCCAGAATATCCTCGGAGTCGAAGATATCAATGCTGCCATGAGTGGACTTAGCGTGCGTTCCAAAAAG AGTTTGTGTCTCCGATTGGACGAATTTGTGGAAGATGTCAGCTTAACATCCGCTACCCCTAATGTTATCAAGCTTCCTCCCACCATGGCACCCGTGCCTTGCAAACCGCTCTTTTTCGACCTGGCTCTTAACCATATTAGTTTCCCCTCGTTGGCGGAAAATATGGAGAACAAGAAGAGTACAGGAGCCGGAATTACTGGATTTGTCAAAG TGAGGCTATCACGACCGCAAACACCAACTCCGAAGATG GGTGATgtagagaagaagaagaagaagaagaagaaggaagaggAAACTGCTCCCGCTGAGGCCGCTCCCGCTGCTGCCCCTGCAGCTGCTCCAGCAGCA AGCTCGACCAAGTCTGGTTCAACTGGTGGCTCCAAGAAGCAAGCCGCCCGCTCTGGCAGCAATGTCTTTTCGATGTTCAGCCAGAAGCAGGTTGCTGAGTTCAAAGAAGGCTTCCAGTTGATGGACCGTGACAAGGACGGAATCTTGGGCAAGAATGACCTGCGTGCCACCTACGATGAACTGGGCCGCATCGCTTCCGAGAAGGAATTGGATGAGATGCTCAAGGATGCTCCAGGACCCATCAACTTTACTGCTTTGTTGATGATGTTTGCCGAAAGGCAATCTGGAGGCGCCGATGAGGATGAGGTTGTTATCGCTGCCTTCAAATCTTTCGACGATGGCACCGGCCACATCGATGGTGAGAACTTGCGACACGCCCTGATGACCTGGGGTGAAAAGTTCACCACCAAAGAGGTCGATGACGCCTATGCTGAAATGACCATTGACAACAACAACCGCATCGACTGCAACGCACTCATCCAGATGCTGACCTCCTCTCCAGCTGAGGAAACTGAAGGCGAGGCTGCTTaa
- the LOC116917683 gene encoding protein TRC8 homolog has product MDTKQIILNFLDILLRVPSLFILDEIFQSNLADLGLYPCTLLPLHKEADFDDVVGDSNHTLSRPLHSVANYDSGVFGNLSQSLINVIEFDGTSSTFFNIDISICQGILGFSFQLALLLSATCAALFTLTLWTKHLVKIYEFLFSLLLVTASYHCNQQASISVATAATVSLRSLWRLDLEALFRAIPGLFFIILNIATQSILASGYLVVNFGPSIPALQAVLALCFLVPSLTVMIPLERNSFPRWCFLLLSLHIAFVVWSNFSMVYKEIKDRISYVVSFIRVEGFMALAEAEWLRLNVPLIFRTFWMMRVGIHLYIYVVSSEPGVWVESDNLKTLFKVILIRGCETLPAILGMSSIFSWLAGKFYVMCQLFLMIPHDEVSHVGPVSAVLFIILAFQNGLSTLQPAARIVRLGRNIVLLLACFLHFVHNAVDPVLMSLAASANPDVTRHARALAVSVGLTVVAFCGLYFLWMTHSISTWLLAVSGFSLEVICKVFASLALYGLFLADAKLSEFWDKLDDHVYRVRFAGRVVEFLVGLFLLCNSAFILIFENGGAIRAILVGFHAYFNLWCEARVGWKIFTRRRTAVHKIATLETVDQPELLDDVCAICFHDLKPTAPNNVMVKVTPCRHYFHAVCLRKWLYVQDRCPMCHQTLWSQLHSSSLDPSVGEVIGPRYEADQMQEHLHLD; this is encoded by the exons ATGGATACCAAACAAATCATCCTTAACTTTTTAGATATTCTTCTCAGGGTCCCATCCCTGTTTATTCTTGATGAAATATTTCAGTCAAATTTAGCAGATCTTGGTTTGTATCCTTGCACACTTCTACCTCTGCACAAGGAGGCAGATTTTGACGATGTTGTGGGAGATTCAAATCATACATTATCAAGACCGCTTCACTCAGTAGCCAACTATGATTCAGGAGTCTTTGGTAATCTGAGTCAAAGCCTCATCAATGTTATCGAATTTGATGGTACATCATCAACATTCTTCAACATTGACATTTCCATTTGTCAAGGAATTCTCGGCTTCAGCTTTCAACTAGCTCTGTTACTCTCAG CAACGTGTGCAGCATTGTTTACATTGACTTTATGGACAAAACATCTTGTTAAGATCtatgaatttcttttctccttgcTGCTTGTCACTGCCAGCTATCATTGCAACCAGCAAGCCTCCATTAGTGTAGCAACAGCAGCTACAGTATCTCTAAGATCGTTATGGAGGCTCGACTTGGAAGCTCTTTTCCGAGCAATACCTGGcctatttttcattattttgaaCATTGCTACACAGTCGATACTGGCGTCCGGATATCTTGTGGTCAATTTCGGTCCATCAATTCCTGCTCTACAAGCAGTATTGGCGTTATGTTTCCTCGTACCTAGTTTGACTGTGATGATTCCACTGGAGAGAAACTCCTTCCCTCGCTGGTGCTTTCTACTCCTATCACTCCATATTGCATTTGTGGTTTGGAGCAACTTTTCCATG GTCTATAAAGAAATAAAGGATCGGATCTCTTACGTGGTTTCGTTTATTCGGGTAGAAGGATTTATGGCGCTTGCCGAAGCAGAATGGCTACGATTGAATGTTCCACTTATTTTCCGCACTTTCTGGATGATGCGCGTCGGAATTCATTTGTACATATACGTGGTTTCCTCAGAGCCTGGTGTTTGGGTCGAAAGTGATAACCTAAAAACATTGTTTAAAGTCATTCTTATCCGCGGATGTGAAACCCTACCTGCCATTCTGGGCATGTCGTCCATCTTCTCATGGCTTGCCGGAAAG TTCTACGTCATGTGTCAGCTCTTTTTGATGATTCCGCATGATGAAGTTTCACACGTCGGACCTGTTTCTGCAGTACTGTTTATAATTCTAGCCTTTCAAAATGGATTGAGCACGTTGCAGCCAGCTGCTCGTATCGTCCGATTAGGACGTAACATTGTTCTTCTTTTGGCTTGCTTTTTGCACTTCGTACACAATGCAGTCGATCCAGTTTTGATGTCCCTTGCTGCCag TGCCAATCCCGATGTGACTCGCCATGCGCGAGCGTTGGCTGTTAGCGTTGGTCTTACAGTAGTCGCATTTTGTGGTCTATACTTTCTCTGGATGACCCATTCAATCAGTACTTGGTTATTGGCAGTGAGTGGTTTCAGCCTGGAAGTTATATGCAAAGTTTTTGCCTCTCTTGCCCTCTATGGACTTTTCTTAGCCGACGCTAAACTTAGCGAATTCTGGGATAAACTAGATGATCACGTCTACCGTGTCAG gttTGCTGGTCGTGTTGTAGAATTTCTCGTCGGCTTATTTCTCCTTTGCAACTCTGCCTTCAtcttgatttttgaaaatggtGGAGCTATTCGCGCTATCTTAGTGGGATTTCACGCCTATTTCAATCTGTGGTGCGAAGCGCGAGTGGGTTGGAAGATCTTTACTCGGCGTCGAACAGCCGTTCATAAAATAGCGACACTTGAGACTGTTGATCAACCGGAACTACTTGACGATGTTTGCGCTATCTGCTTTCATGACCTAAAGCCTACCGCCCCTAATAAT GTAATGGTTAAAGTAACTCCGTGTCGACATTACTTTCACGCCGTCTGTCTTCGCAAATG GTTGTACGTGCAAGATCGTTGCCCGATGTGCCACCAAACTCTATGGTCGCAACTACATTCTTCTTCCCTGGATCCTTCTGTCGGCGAAGTCATAGGTCCACGTTACGAGGCAGACCAAATGCAAGAACACCTACATCTGGATTAG
- the LOC116917692 gene encoding E3 ubiquitin-protein transferase MAEA, with protein MADLKSLEHPTLKVPYEVLNKKFRAGQKTVDREVSHVQISISELEKSLFRTPVQVDQICSLIGATVEKLQTMKRKVEEAISDELEAAQNCKRRVEHLKLGAVGIIPTTDSSITYSLWKKTRVERYLVEHLLRAGHYNTAQKMVEQNPELAELTNLDIFLVARNVELTLAQQQTQAALAWIHDHKSKLRKIKSTLEFHLRQQEFVELIRSDRRMDAVRHARKYLTSMDDVPLEELQHALALLAFPSDTQLSPYKEMLDMSRWVALTEEFRQDYFRLYQLAPLSVLAVALQAGLSAMKTPQCYRPVDQRNAECPVCQEPLNKLAERLPHAHCSQSRLICRLSGLPLNEHNLPMMLPNGRVYGEQALRNMAMSNNGMVTCPRTKEVFAIKDAEKVYVM; from the exons ATGGCTGATTTGAAGTCTTTAGAACATCCCACCCTCAAG GTGCCATATGAAGTCCTGAATAAGAAATTTCGTGCTGGACAAAAAACTGTCGACAGGGAAGTGTCTCATGTCCAAATTTCGATCTCTGAACTAGAAAAGAGCTTATTTCGAACACCTGTTCAAGTGGATCAAATATGCAGTCTTATTGGAGCAACTGTTGAGAAACTACAAACAATGAAACGAAAG GTTGAAGAAGCCATCAGTGATGAGTTAGAAGCAGCTCAGAACTGTAAAAGAAGGGTAGAACACCTTAAATTGGGGGCTGTTGGAATTATCCCAACGACTGATTCTTCCATCACATATTCGCTCTGGAAAAAAACACGGGTAGAGAGGTATCTGGTTGAACATCTTCTGAGAGCTGGGCATTACAACACTG CCCAGAAAATGGTGGAACAAAATCCTGAACTTGCAGAGCTTACTAATTTGGATATCTTTTTGGTTGCCCGAAATGTTGAATTGACACTGGCCCAGCAGCAGACTCAAGCTGCCTTAGCATGGATCCATGATCACAAGAGCAaactaagaaaaataaaatccacTTTGGAATTTCATCTCAGACAACAAGAATTCGTCGAACTCATAAGGTCCGATCGTCGAATGGACGCCGTGCGCCATGCCCGAAAGTACTTGACCAGTATGGACGACGTTCCACTGGAGGAACTTCAACATGCGCTGGCCCTTCTTGCGTTTCCTTCAGACACTC AGTTATCACCCTACAAAGAAATGCTTGATATGTCCCGGTGGGTTGCTTTGACAGAAGAATTCCGCCAAGATTATTTCCGCCTGTATCAGTTGGCTCCGTTATCCGTCTTGGCAGTTGCCTTGCAGGCCGGACTCTCCGCCATGAAAACTCC GCAGTGTTATCGTCCCGTGGACCAGAGAAATGCCGAATGTCCTGTTTGCCAAGAACCTTTGAATAAGTTGGCTGAACGTTTACCTCACGCCCACTGCTCACAGTCACGATTGATCTGTCGCCTTTCTGGTTTGCCCCTCAACGAACATAATTTGCCTATGATGCTACCCAATGGTCGCGTTTACGGAGAACAG GCCTTACGAAATATGGCAATGAGCAACAACGGGATGGTAACCTGTCCACGCACAAAAGAGGTCTTCGCCATCAAGGATGCAGAGAAAGTCTATGTCATGTAG
- the LOC116917691 gene encoding C-terminal-binding protein isoform X3, which translates to MDKRKLMPKRQRLDGAVRTGPLNGPLHSRPLVALLDGRDCSIEMPILKDVATVAFCDAQSTSEIHEKVLNEAVGALMWHTITLTKEDLEKFKALRIIVRIGSGVDNIDVKAAGELGIAVCNVPGYGVEEVADSTLCLILNLYRRTYWLANMVREGKKFTGPEQVREAAQGCARIRGDTLGIVGLGRIGSAVALRAKAFGFNVIFYDPYLPDGIERSLGLTRVYTLQDLLFQSDCVSLHCTLNEHNHHLINEYTIKQMRPGAFLVNTARGGLVDESALAQALKDGRIRAAALDVHDNEPYNVFQGPLKEVPNLICTPHAAFYSDVASTELREMAAGEIRRAIVGRIPDSLRNCVNKEYFLGSGPASSAYESTGAPGSGPGGMPSLPAGLNGGYYGALPGVPVQPAHSSAPVGLLGPGGPMSSLPTLPQLYSIRIVSNLRLREGP; encoded by the exons ATGGACAAGCGCAAGCTAATGCCCAAACGGCAGCGGCTGGATGGTGCCGTCAGAACAGGACCACTAAACG GACCTCTTCATAGTCGGCCGTTAGTGGCGCTACTAGATGGCCGGGATTGTTCAATTGAAATGCCCATACTTAAAGATGTAGCTACAGTGGCCTTTTGTGACGCCCAAAGTACTTCCGAAATCCACGAAAAG GTTCTTAATGAAGCTGTTGGTGCTCTTATGTGGCATACAATCACACTGACCAAAGAAGATCTGGAGAAATTCAAAGCGCTACGAATCATTGTTCGTATTGGTAGCGGTGTTGATAATATCGACGTTAAAGCAGCCGGTGAATTGGGGATCGCTGTTTGTAATGTGCCCGGTTATGGTGTCGAAGAAGTGGCGGATTCGACGTTATGCTTAATCCTAAATCTCTACCGACGTACCTACTGGTTGGCTAATATGGTTCGCGAAGGCAAAAAATTTACTGGCCCCGAACAGGTGCGTGAAGCTGCTCAAGGATGCGCAAGAATCCGAGGAGACACACTTGGCATCGTCGGATTAG GTCGCATCGGATCAGCTGTGGCCTTGCGGGCCAAAGCCTTTGGTTTCAATGTCATCTTTTACGACCCCTATCTCCCAGACGGTATCGAACGCTCTTTGGGCCTTACAAGGGTCTACACCCTACAA GATTTGCTTTTCCAATCGGATTGCGTTTCCCTCCATTGCACTTTGAACGAACACAACCACCATTTGATCAATGAGTACACTATTAAACAGATGAGACCAGGAGCCTTTCTAGTTAACACGGCAAGGGGGGGTCTCGTCGACGAATCAGCTTTAGCACAAGCTTTGAAAGACGGACGCATTCGAGCGGCAGCTCTTGACGTCCATGATAACGAACCCTACAACGTGTTCCAAG GTCCTTTGAAAGAAGTTCCCAATTTGATTTGCACTCCACATGCCGCGTTCTACTCCGATGTGGCCTCGACCGAACTCCGGGAAATGGCAGCAGGAGAAATCCGCCGGGCTATCGTTGGTCGCATCCCCGATTCTCTGCGCAACTGTGTCAACAAG GAATATTTCCTTGGATCTGGACCCGCATCGTCTGCCTACGAATCAACGGGTGCCCCTGGAAGTGGACCAGGAGGAATGCCGTCCCTTCCGGCAGGCTTGAATGGTGGTTACTATGGCGCTCTTCCAGGCGTACCTGTTCAACCAGCCCATAGCTCCGCTCCTGTTGGTTTGCTTGGCCCTGGTGGACCAATGAGCAGCTTA CCAACTCTGCCACAGCTCTACAGCATCCGGATCGTATCAAATCTCCGCCTTCGTGAAGGACCATAG
- the LOC116917691 gene encoding C-terminal-binding protein isoform X1, protein MDKRKLMPKRQRLDGAVRTGPLNGPLHSRPLVALLDGRDCSIEMPILKDVATVAFCDAQSTSEIHEKVLNEAVGALMWHTITLTKEDLEKFKALRIIVRIGSGVDNIDVKAAGELGIAVCNVPGYGVEEVADSTLCLILNLYRRTYWLANMVREGKKFTGPEQVREAAQGCARIRGDTLGIVGLGRIGSAVALRAKAFGFNVIFYDPYLPDGIERSLGLTRVYTLQDLLFQSDCVSLHCTLNEHNHHLINEYTIKQMRPGAFLVNTARGGLVDESALAQALKDGRIRAAALDVHDNEPYNVFQEGPLKEVPNLICTPHAAFYSDVASTELREMAAGEIRRAIVGRIPDSLRNCVNKEYFLGSGPASSAYESTGAPGSGPGGMPSLPAGLNGGYYGALPGVPVQPAHSSAPVGLLGPGGPMSSLVGAPGGPGGLNDRDRERGPSVAHDASTHRMDSASSANSATALQHPDRIKSPPS, encoded by the exons ATGGACAAGCGCAAGCTAATGCCCAAACGGCAGCGGCTGGATGGTGCCGTCAGAACAGGACCACTAAACG GACCTCTTCATAGTCGGCCGTTAGTGGCGCTACTAGATGGCCGGGATTGTTCAATTGAAATGCCCATACTTAAAGATGTAGCTACAGTGGCCTTTTGTGACGCCCAAAGTACTTCCGAAATCCACGAAAAG GTTCTTAATGAAGCTGTTGGTGCTCTTATGTGGCATACAATCACACTGACCAAAGAAGATCTGGAGAAATTCAAAGCGCTACGAATCATTGTTCGTATTGGTAGCGGTGTTGATAATATCGACGTTAAAGCAGCCGGTGAATTGGGGATCGCTGTTTGTAATGTGCCCGGTTATGGTGTCGAAGAAGTGGCGGATTCGACGTTATGCTTAATCCTAAATCTCTACCGACGTACCTACTGGTTGGCTAATATGGTTCGCGAAGGCAAAAAATTTACTGGCCCCGAACAGGTGCGTGAAGCTGCTCAAGGATGCGCAAGAATCCGAGGAGACACACTTGGCATCGTCGGATTAG GTCGCATCGGATCAGCTGTGGCCTTGCGGGCCAAAGCCTTTGGTTTCAATGTCATCTTTTACGACCCCTATCTCCCAGACGGTATCGAACGCTCTTTGGGCCTTACAAGGGTCTACACCCTACAA GATTTGCTTTTCCAATCGGATTGCGTTTCCCTCCATTGCACTTTGAACGAACACAACCACCATTTGATCAATGAGTACACTATTAAACAGATGAGACCAGGAGCCTTTCTAGTTAACACGGCAAGGGGGGGTCTCGTCGACGAATCAGCTTTAGCACAAGCTTTGAAAGACGGACGCATTCGAGCGGCAGCTCTTGACGTCCATGATAACGAACCCTACAACGTGTTCCAAG AAGGTCCTTTGAAAGAAGTTCCCAATTTGATTTGCACTCCACATGCCGCGTTCTACTCCGATGTGGCCTCGACCGAACTCCGGGAAATGGCAGCAGGAGAAATCCGCCGGGCTATCGTTGGTCGCATCCCCGATTCTCTGCGCAACTGTGTCAACAAG GAATATTTCCTTGGATCTGGACCCGCATCGTCTGCCTACGAATCAACGGGTGCCCCTGGAAGTGGACCAGGAGGAATGCCGTCCCTTCCGGCAGGCTTGAATGGTGGTTACTATGGCGCTCTTCCAGGCGTACCTGTTCAACCAGCCCATAGCTCCGCTCCTGTTGGTTTGCTTGGCCCTGGTGGACCAATGAGCAGCTTAGTTGGCGCTCCCG GTGGACCTGGTGGGTTGAATGATCGCGATCGAGAGAGAGGACCTAGTGTTGCTCATGACGCATCCACCCACCGAATGGATTCTGCGTCATCAGCCAACTCTGCCACAGCTCTACAGCATCCGGATCGTATCAAATCTCCGCCTTCGTGA
- the LOC116917691 gene encoding C-terminal-binding protein isoform X2, with protein MDKRKLMPKRQRLDGAVRTGPLNGPLHSRPLVALLDGRDCSIEMPILKDVATVAFCDAQSTSEIHEKVLNEAVGALMWHTITLTKEDLEKFKALRIIVRIGSGVDNIDVKAAGELGIAVCNVPGYGVEEVADSTLCLILNLYRRTYWLANMVREGKKFTGPEQVREAAQGCARIRGDTLGIVGLGRIGSAVALRAKAFGFNVIFYDPYLPDGIERSLGLTRVYTLQDLLFQSDCVSLHCTLNEHNHHLINEYTIKQMRPGAFLVNTARGGLVDESALAQALKDGRIRAAALDVHDNEPYNVFQGPLKEVPNLICTPHAAFYSDVASTELREMAAGEIRRAIVGRIPDSLRNCVNKEYFLGSGPASSAYESTGAPGSGPGGMPSLPAGLNGGYYGALPGVPVQPAHSSAPVGLLGPGGPMSSLVGAPGGPGGLNDRDRERGPSVAHDASTHRMDSASSANSATALQHPDRIKSPPS; from the exons ATGGACAAGCGCAAGCTAATGCCCAAACGGCAGCGGCTGGATGGTGCCGTCAGAACAGGACCACTAAACG GACCTCTTCATAGTCGGCCGTTAGTGGCGCTACTAGATGGCCGGGATTGTTCAATTGAAATGCCCATACTTAAAGATGTAGCTACAGTGGCCTTTTGTGACGCCCAAAGTACTTCCGAAATCCACGAAAAG GTTCTTAATGAAGCTGTTGGTGCTCTTATGTGGCATACAATCACACTGACCAAAGAAGATCTGGAGAAATTCAAAGCGCTACGAATCATTGTTCGTATTGGTAGCGGTGTTGATAATATCGACGTTAAAGCAGCCGGTGAATTGGGGATCGCTGTTTGTAATGTGCCCGGTTATGGTGTCGAAGAAGTGGCGGATTCGACGTTATGCTTAATCCTAAATCTCTACCGACGTACCTACTGGTTGGCTAATATGGTTCGCGAAGGCAAAAAATTTACTGGCCCCGAACAGGTGCGTGAAGCTGCTCAAGGATGCGCAAGAATCCGAGGAGACACACTTGGCATCGTCGGATTAG GTCGCATCGGATCAGCTGTGGCCTTGCGGGCCAAAGCCTTTGGTTTCAATGTCATCTTTTACGACCCCTATCTCCCAGACGGTATCGAACGCTCTTTGGGCCTTACAAGGGTCTACACCCTACAA GATTTGCTTTTCCAATCGGATTGCGTTTCCCTCCATTGCACTTTGAACGAACACAACCACCATTTGATCAATGAGTACACTATTAAACAGATGAGACCAGGAGCCTTTCTAGTTAACACGGCAAGGGGGGGTCTCGTCGACGAATCAGCTTTAGCACAAGCTTTGAAAGACGGACGCATTCGAGCGGCAGCTCTTGACGTCCATGATAACGAACCCTACAACGTGTTCCAAG GTCCTTTGAAAGAAGTTCCCAATTTGATTTGCACTCCACATGCCGCGTTCTACTCCGATGTGGCCTCGACCGAACTCCGGGAAATGGCAGCAGGAGAAATCCGCCGGGCTATCGTTGGTCGCATCCCCGATTCTCTGCGCAACTGTGTCAACAAG GAATATTTCCTTGGATCTGGACCCGCATCGTCTGCCTACGAATCAACGGGTGCCCCTGGAAGTGGACCAGGAGGAATGCCGTCCCTTCCGGCAGGCTTGAATGGTGGTTACTATGGCGCTCTTCCAGGCGTACCTGTTCAACCAGCCCATAGCTCCGCTCCTGTTGGTTTGCTTGGCCCTGGTGGACCAATGAGCAGCTTAGTTGGCGCTCCCG GTGGACCTGGTGGGTTGAATGATCGCGATCGAGAGAGAGGACCTAGTGTTGCTCATGACGCATCCACCCACCGAATGGATTCTGCGTCATCAGCCAACTCTGCCACAGCTCTACAGCATCCGGATCGTATCAAATCTCCGCCTTCGTGA